One Torulaspora globosa chromosome 5, complete sequence DNA window includes the following coding sequences:
- the RNR4 gene encoding ribonucleotide-diphosphate reductase subunit RNR4 (ancestral locus Anc_5.179) has translation MVKETPSKVAAHALSDLELKDTKNLGSTLESVAESKESEEDLQLRLSKAAQEHRAFLKSHHVHRHKLKEMEKDEPLLVENKRRFVLFPIKYHEIWQAYKRAEASFWTAEEIDLSKDIHDWNNRMNENERFFISRVLAFFAASDGIVNENLVENFSAEVQIPEAKCFYGFQIMMENIHSETYSLLIDTYIKDPKESDFLFNAIENIPQIKEKAEWAIRWIQDSESIFAERLVAFAAIEGIFFSGSFAAIFWLKKKGLMPGLTFSNELICRDEGLHTDFACLLFAHLKNKPDPAIIERIITEAVEIEKRYFIDALPVSLLGMNADLMNQYVEFVADRLLVAFGNPKYFKVTNPFDFMENISLAGKTNFFEKRVSDYQKAGVMAKNTKEDAEGDAFAFDEDF, from the coding sequence ATGGTTAAGGAGACACCATCTAAGGTAGCGGCTCACGCTCTCTCGGAtttggaattgaaggaCACTAAGAATTTGGGCTCTACTTTGGAGAGTGTTGCAGAATCCAAGGAgagtgaagaagatctgcAACTGAGACTTTCGAAAGCAGCACAAGAACATCGGGCATTTCTGAAGTCGCACCATGTGCATCGTCACAAgttgaaagagatggaaaaGGATGAGCCGTTGCTGGTGGAGAACAAGCGTAGGTTTGTGCTGTTTCCCATCAAGTACCATGAGATCTGGCAGGCTTACAAGAGGGCAGAGGCTTCGTTCTGGACAGCGGAAGAAATCGATCTTTCAAAGGATATTCATGACTGGAATAACAGGATGAACGAGAACgagagattcttcatctcGAGAGTTCTTGCATTTTTCGCTGCCTCCGACGGGATCGTCAATGAGAATTTGGTGGAGAACTTCAGTGCGGAAGTGCAGATCCCGGAGGCGAAATGCTTCTACGGGTTCCAGATCATGATGGAGAACATTCACTCTGAGACATACTCGCTGTTGATTGACACTTACATCAAGGACCCAAAGGAAAGCGACTTCCTTTTCAATGCGATTGAAAACATCCCCCAGATCAAGGAGAAGGCAGAGTGGGCTATCAGATGGATCCAGGATAGTGAGTCCATCTTTGCAGAGAGATTGGTGGCGTTCGCCGCCATCGAAggtatcttcttctctggttCGTTTGCTGCCATCTTCtggctgaagaagaagggtCTAATGCCCGGGTTGACTTTCTCCAACGAGCTGATCTGCAGAGACGAGGGTTTACACACCGATTTCGCGTGTCTGTTGTTTGCTcacttgaagaacaagccAGATCCTGCCATCATCGAAAGAATTATCACCGAGGCCGTCGAAATCGAGAAAAGATACTTCATCGATGCATTGCCCGTCTCTTTGCTAGGTATGAACGCCGACCTCATGAATCAATATGTCGAGTTTGTCGCTGACAGACTACTGGTGGCTTTTGGAAACCCCAAATACTTCAAAGTGACAAACCCCTTTGATTTCATGGAAAACATCTCTTTGGCCGGTAAGACCaacttcttcgaaaagagAGTCTCTGACTATCAAAAGGCTGGTGTTATGGCCAAGAACACCAAAGAGGACGCTGAAGGCGACGCTTTCGCCTTTGATGAGGATTTTTAA
- the OKP1 gene encoding Okp1p (ancestral locus Anc_5.181) has product MINTRRKVTKWSMATDSPSIDLEESANDGFTDAVNGGGDFPSSDDDSSMSVHDSDALRLDILEQPKQKQLFYQGDEESELDGEVHQPQPLVHSPIQKHVRFNSQRRKQPDSEEDTSPMHPWEFRRVIRKEFREKLPKNYEIKRWRRPSKAMVNSVIQLLETNVESSLRQVLKKYTPELQAIEHTENVDKIFRQKQSIMNDIISKIKSQLKKSKFPSRISDRELEIEYIVSKRKFIQNRYAEELMNAERLERELLREQTLLNELKASCEAVKMNNRTSLTKGLMENNLHPSLNKAVENAYGLIADPSGSQVAGTLYKRDVTELNLKLKDPIKTSPSQEEAANLLPGLNKSNQASAELYNNLSNFAEPELQAIFQRLFSGRHGC; this is encoded by the coding sequence ATGATAAACACAAGACGAAAAGTTACGAAATGGAGTATGGCAACCGATTCGCCTAGCATTGACCTAGAGGAATCGGCTAATGATGGTTTCACAGATGCCGTTAACGGTGGAGGAGATTTTCCAAGCTCAGATGACGATAGCAGTATGAGCGTGCACGATAGCGATGCTTTGCGATTGGATATTTTGGAACAGCCCAAGCAAAAGCAACTGTTTTACCagggagatgaagaatcggAGTTGGACGGTGAAGTCCATCAACCGCAGCCGTTGGTCCATTCTCCCATTCAGAAGCATGTTCGATTTAACAGCCAGCGAAGAAAACAACCTGATAGCGAAGAGGACACGTCTCCCATGCATCCTTGGGAGTTCAGGAGAGTAATACGGAAGGAATTCAGAGAGAAGCTACCCAAGAATTACGAGATCAAAAGATGGAGGAGGCCGTCAAAAGCAATGGTGAACTCTGtgatccagcttcttgagaCAAATGTCGAGTCCTCACTGCGACAAGTACTCAAGAAGTATACACCTGAACTGCAAGCAATTGAGCATACGGAAAACGTCGATAAGATTTTCAGACAGAAACAAAGCATCATGAATGATATCATttccaagatcaagagcCAGCTTAAGAAATCGAAGTTTCCGTCACGAATATCAGATAGAGAACTTGAAATTGAGTATATTGTTTCCAAGAGAAAATTCATACAGAATCGATACGCAGAAGAATTAATGAATGCCGAGAGGCTCGAAAGAGAGCTGCTTCGAGAGCAAACGTTGCTTAATGAGCTCAAAGCATCATGTGAGGCTGTTAAAATGAACAATAGGACTAGCCTCACTAAAGGCCTAATGGAAAACAATCTGCATCCCAGCCTCAACAAAGCAGTGGAAAATGCCTACGGGCTTATTGCCGATCCTTCCGGCTCACAGGTCGCAGGAACTCTGTACAAGAGAGATGTCACTGAGCTGAATCTCAAGCTAAAAGATCCGATAAAAACGTCACCAAGCCAGGAAGAGGCAGCGAATCTTTTGCCTGGACTGAATAAATCTAATCAGGCATCCGCTGAACTGTACAATAATCTATCAAACTTCGCAGAACCAGAGTTACAAGCGATATTTCAAAGGCTCTTTTCAGGTCGCCATGGATGTTGA
- a CDS encoding MFS transporter (ancestral locus Anc_5.180) yields MTDDDSHSIQSYEPEELYDKRELSRRSSDADGLHGGSIISRTQTQISQLLSGNAEDRQEVLNIIDSHKQGVESVLSRYETHTHGLGPVEPMLDEERPEKFVAAPNTGTHAEDKWQYPVDVETGFRIVQFVEDDRDDPRCWNKRQKWNITILLGVVCFDVAMMSAVITGDMTSPAKHFGVSMEVMCLCVSLMVWGFGIGPLFFAPLSEELGRNWVYHTTLLVAVVFIVPCAVAKNIGTLLAFRFLGGIAFSAPMCLIGGSLSDMWRNEERGVAMSLFSAAPFLGPVMGPIVGSLLSVKAGWRWVYYFMIIFSGCLYVVLVMFLPETHHQTILKRRSKKLRKLTGDPSFRAISEIKVRSLKEITEDSLLRPVILLTELIVFLITLYMSIIYGLLYMFFFAYPMVYSEGKKWGDIKTSLMFIPLGVGVLISTAISPLLNRDYLKRAQRYLDKGELPPAELRLIPMMIGSWFVPIGLFAYAWSSFPHVSWAGPAFSGMACGFGFLMLYNPANNYIVDSYQHYAASGLAAKTFVRSMWGGAVPLFTIQMYHRLGYEWATTLMAFISLACVAIPYLFYYFGARIRERSRYAYSPEINTVKTTVNDEENDRSAQKEMQQASLSS; encoded by the coding sequence ATGACCGATGATGATTCGCATTCAATTCAGTCGTATGAACCAGAGGAACTATATGATAAAAGAGAACTGTCGCGTAGAAGTTCGGACGCCGATGGGCTGCATGGGGGTTCGATCATCTCGCGGACTCAGACACAGATCTCGCAGTTGTTGAGTGGGAACGCTGAGGATAGACAGGAGGTTTTGAATATTATAGACTCGCACAAGCAGGGTGTGGAAAGCGTTCTATCACGATATGAAACTCACACTCACGGTCTGGGGCCCGTGGAACCGATGTTAGATGAGGAGCGTCCGGAGAAATTCGTTGCGGCGCCGAATACCGGTACTCATGCGGAGGACAAGTGGCAGTATCCCGTGGACGTCGAGACAGGGTTCCGCATAGTGCAATTTGTGGAGGACGACCGCGATGATCCGCGCTGTTGGAACAAGAGACAGAAGTGGAATATCACGATACTTCTCGGTGTGGTCTGCTTCGACGTGGCGATGATGTCTGCGGTCATCACCGGAGATATGACATCACCGGCAAAGCATTTCGGTGTCTCGATGGAGGTGATGTGTCTATGTGTTTCGCTGATGGTGTGGGGTTTTGGTATTGGCCCGCTGTTTTTTGCTCCTTTGTCGGAAGAATTGGGACGTAACTGGGTGTACCACACTACTTTGCTAGTCGCTGTTGTGTTTATCGTCCCGTGTGCGGTGGCCAAGAACATTGGTACGTTGCTGGCGTTTAGATTCCTTGGTGGGATTGCGTTCTCTGCTCCGATGTGTTTGATCGGCGGCTCCTTGAGTGATATGTGGAGGAACGAGGAGCGCGGTGTCGCTATGTCCCTGTTTTCTGCTGCTCCATTCCTTGGTCCAGTGATGGGCCCAATCGTTGGATCTCTGCTCTCTGTCAAGGCTGGCTGGCGTTGGGTGTACTATTTCATGATCATTTTCAGTGGCTGTCTGTACGTAGTGCTGGTGATGTTCCTACCCGAGACTCATCACCAGACCATTCTGAAGAGGAGGTCAAAAAAGCTACGGAAACTTACAGGTGATCCCTCCTTTAGGGCCATCTCAGAAATCAAAGTGAGATCGCTCAAAGAGATTACAGAGGATAGTTTGCTGAGACCCGTGATTTTGCTGACTGAGTTGATCGTCTTCTTAATCACCCTGTACATGTCGATCATCTATGGTCTGCTATACAtgttcttcttcgcttATCCGATGGTCTACAGCGAGGGCAAAAAATGGGGTGATATCAAGACAAGTTTGATGTTCATCCCGTTGGGGGTCGGCGTCCTTATCTCGACGGCAATCTCGCCACTTCTGAATAGGGACTACCTAAAGAGAGCTCAAAGATACCTAGATAAAGGAGAGTTACCGCCAGCAGAGCTAAGACTTATCCCCATGATGATCGGTTCCTGGTTCGTGCCAATTGGTTTGTTTGCATATGCTTGGTCTTCGTTCCCCCATGTCTCCTGGGCCGGACCCGCTTTCAGCGGCATGGCTTGTGGATTCGGGTTCCTGATGCTTTACAACCCAGCGAACAATTACATTGTCGATTCCTATCAGCATTATGCTGCTTCCGGTCTGGCTGCCAAGACTTTTGTCAGATCGATGTGGGGTGGTGCTGTGCCTTTATTTACCATCCAAATGTATCACAGACTCGGCTATGAATGGGCCACTACATTGATGGCATTCATTTCCCTGGCCTGCGTCGCCATTCCGTATCTTTTCTACTACTTTGGTGCCAGAATCAGAGAGAGATCAAGATACGCATATTCACCAGAAATTAATACAGTGAAAACAACTGTCAACGACGAAGAGAACGATAGATCTGCGCAAAAGGAGATGCAACAAGCAAGTCTGTCTTCTTAG
- the RBG2 gene encoding Rbg2p (ancestral locus Anc_5.178): MGVVDKIRAIEEEMARTQKNKATEHHLGLLKGKLARYRQQLLADEAGTGRGGGTGFEVAKSGDARAVLIGYPSVGKSSLLGKITTTKSEIAHYAFTTLTSVPGVLKYQGAEIQIVDLPGIIYGASQGAGRGRQVVSTARTADLIIMILDATKSEHQRASLEKELEAVGIRLNKEKPNIYFKKKETGGIKITFTSPTRSNLTEDAIKLLLKDYKIHNAEVLVRDDQCTIDDFIDVLNEQHCNYIRCLYVYNKIDAVSLEEVDRLAREPNTVVMSCEMDLGLDDVVEEIWYQLNLSRVYTKKRGIKPDFSDPLVVRNNSTIGDLCHSIHRDFKEKFKYALVWGSSAKHSPQKCGLNHKIDDEDVVSLFTK; this comes from the coding sequence ATGGGAGTTGTTGACAAGATTCGTGCCATCGAGGAGGAGATGGCCCGTACGCAAAAGAATAAAGCTACAGAGCACCATCTGGGTTTACTGAAAGGTAAACTGGCTCGTTACAGGCAGCAGTTGTTGGCTGATGAAGCTGGAACTGGCCGTGGTGGTGGTACTGGATTTGAAGTAGCGAAATCCGGGGATGCAAGGGCGGTACTGATCGGCTATCCTTCTGTGGGTAAATCATCGCTTTTGGGTAAGATTACGACAACCAAGTCTGAGATTGCTCATTATGCGTTCACGACGTTAACCTCTGTTCCTGGTGTGTTGAAGTATCAAGGTGCGGAAATACAGATTGTGGATTTACCTGGTATCATATACGGAGCTTCGCAAGGTGCGGGACGCGGTAGACAGGTGGTTTCGACTGCGAGAACTGCAGATTTGATCATCATGATCCTTGATGCTACGAAAAGTGAGCATCAGCGGGCTTCtctggagaaagaacttgagGCCGTCGGTATCAGGTTGAACAAGGAGAAGCCCAACAtttacttcaagaaaaagGAGACAGGTGGTATCAAAATAACTTTCACATCGCCAACACGTAGCAATCTAACTGAAGACGCAATCAAGCTGCTTCTTAAGGACTACAAGATTCACAATGCGGAAGTGCTGGTCAGAGATGATCAGTGCACCATCGACGATTTCATCGACGTCTTAAATGAACAGCACTGCAACTACATCAGGTGTCTGTACGTATACAACAAGATAGATGCCGTGTCCCTGGAGGAGGTGGACCGACTGGCCAGAGAGCCGAACACAGTGGTGATGTCGTGTGAGATGGATCTCGGCCTGGACGACGTTGTCGAGGAGATATGGTACCAGTTGAACTTGAGCCGTGTTTATACCAAGAAAAGAGGCATCAAGCCAGATTTCAGCGATCCGCTCGTTGTGAGAAACAATTCTACAATCGGCGACCTGTGCCATAGTATCCATAGAGAtttcaaggagaaattcaagTATGCGTTAGTATGGGGATCTTCTGCAAAGCATTCACCGCAAAAGTGTGGACTAAACCACAAGAtagacgatgaagacgtAGTTTCCCTATTCACTAAGTAA